The following are from one region of the Corylus avellana chromosome ca1, CavTom2PMs-1.0 genome:
- the LOC132168169 gene encoding small ribosomal subunit protein eS25y, producing MAPKKEKAPAPSSKPAKSGGGKQKKKKWSKGKQKEKVNNMVLFDQGTYDKLLSEAPKYKLITPSVLSDRMRISGSLARRAIRELMARGLIRMVSSHASQEIFTRATNT from the exons ATG gctccaaagaaagaaaaggctcCTGCACCATCCTCCAAGCCCGCCAAGTCTGGTGGTGGCAAGCAGAAGAAGAAG AAGTGGAGCAAGGGGAAGCAGAAGGAGAAGGTGAACAACATGGTGCTGTTCGACCAGGGAACCTATGACAAGCTTCTGTCCGAGGCTCCCAAATACAAGCTCATCACCCCCTCCGTTTTATCCGACCGTATGAGG ATTAGTGGATCACTTGCAAGGAGAGCAATCAGAGAATTGATGGCTAGAGGCTTGATCAGGATGGTGTCTTCGCATGCAAGCCAGGAGATATTCACGCGAGCAACAAACACCTAG
- the LOC132170810 gene encoding B3 domain-containing protein Os01g0723500-like, with the protein MKAEIQDEMDAFHDNRPCFFKLIFGCANTEHLRIPRNFVKHLPKKLPYQAILRGSCGDEWHVKLCKNAEDIVIEDGWKQYFEDHSLGDNEFLLFKYNGDMSFDVIIFGKDCCERVYDHTINKQIPHDEANQQKKFKGKSIQRTPTQRMDSHLKFNEEKGKKRKVETEKSNGSKTAESFTSDFPFFKMYMKKHNVEKGFLLRVPAPFAREHLPPQGTTKIVLLNSEDKTWEVNYVKNGSSKVLSKGLKAFVRENKLKIGDMCIFELVAKKKIRVHSISSVLWDIATFVSGFSLVVSLYEVVLAGGL; encoded by the exons ATGAAGGCTGAGATTCAAGACGAAATGGATGCATTTCATGACAATAGGCCCTGCTTCTTCAAGCTCATCTTTGGATGCGCCAACACTGAGCACCTG CGAATCCCACGAAATTTTGTGAAGCATTTACCCAAAAAATTGCCTTATCAAGCAATTCTTAGGGGTTCCTGTGGAGACGAGTGGCATGTAAAATTGTGCAAGAATGCAGAAGACATAGTTATAGAAGATGGTTGGAAGCAGTACTTTGAAGATCACTCCTTGGGCGACAATGAGTTCCTTCTTTTCAAATATAATGGAGATATGTCATTTGATGTGATCATTTTTGGAAAAGATTGTTGCGAGAGAGTTTATGATCATACTATTAACAAGCAAATTCCACATGATGAAGCAAACCAGcagaaaaaattcaaagggaAAAGCATCCAGAGAACTCCCACCCAAAGAATGGAttcacatctcaaatttaatgaagagaaggggaaaaaaagaaaagttgaaacAGAAAAATCAAACGGTTCAAAAACGGCCGAGTCTTTTACCTCTGACTTTCCTTTCTTCAAGATGTACATGAAAAAACACAATGTGGAGAAGGGGTTCCTACTT aGAGTCCCAGCTCCTTTTGCTAGAGAACACCTTCCTCCTCAAGGCACAACAAAAATTGTTCTACTTAATTCAGAAGATAAAACTTGGGAAGTTAATTATGTGAAGAATGGGAGTAGCAAAGTCCTTTCTAAAGGATTGAAGGCATTTGTGCGTGAAAACAAGCTCAAGATTGGTGATATGTGCATATTTGAGCTTGTGGCGAAAAAGAAAATCCGAGTCCATTCCATTTCTTCCG TCTTATGGGATATAGCCACT TTTGTTTCTGGTTTTAGTTTGGTTGTCAGCCTTTATGAGGTTGTGCTAGCTGGTGGCTTGTAA